In Oryzias melastigma strain HK-1 linkage group LG16, ASM292280v2, whole genome shotgun sequence, a single genomic region encodes these proteins:
- the LOC112143608 gene encoding tumor necrosis factor receptor superfamily member 11B: MSRAQSNPSMKLMVLFTASLSWAYQHEAMPPVYLHRDPVTSELLFCSQCPPGTAVKQHCTKDEPTECHPCPDRQFAENWHWGDTCQYCTSVCKERQLVKQHCNSTHDQICECAPGFHLVVEFCIAHSTCPPGYGVTASGTPVSDTVCEPCPDGYFSVGGSSTDPCRPHRNCSELGLWTLKWGTSTSNSLCGSPEKRTTLDCSQNHIVCHTDVTLCEEAFFQSVASLHLSSVPLERLLESLPGRRVDHKSLERLKKACSPQQQVLHLLRMWREQNKDHDKLNGIMQGVNHCERKVSRCQGLKNITFEDLMKVANSLPRKKVQEVDVLAVFSTCLPRQHILQVLHLWKAANNNIDLAKGLSHSLRVLRSQGAPRYLLKGLKKISRIIETTSTYKMYEKMFVSMLQDELCFKPLKPLNE; encoded by the exons CTCTTCACGGCATCTCTTTCCTGGGCTTATCAGCACGAAGCCATGCCGCCAGTGTACCTGCACAGAGATCCTGTGACATCCGAACTCCTGTTTTGCAGCCAGTGCCCCCCTGGCACAGCCGTGAAGCAACACTGCACCAAAGACGAACCCACAGAGTGTCACCCCTGCCCCGACAGGCAGTTTGCAGAGAACTGGCACTGGGGTGACACTTGCCAATACTGCACCTCG GTGTGTAAGGAGAGGCAACTGGTGAAGCAGCACTGCAACAGCACCCACGACCAGATCTGTGAGTGCGCTCCAGGCTTCCACCTAGTGGTGGAGTTCTGCATTGCACACAGTACCTGCCCACCTGGCTATGGAGTGACAGCTTCAG GGACTCCAGTGAGCGACACTGTGTGTGAACCTTGTCCCGATGGTTATTTCTCCGTTGGAGGTTCCTCTACTGATCCATGCCGACCCCACAGGAACTGCTCAGAACTGGGTCTGTGGACGCTCAAATGGGGGACATCTACTTCCAACAGCCTCTGTGGCTCACCAGAGAAGAGAACAACTCTGGACTGTTCTCAGAATCACATCGTGTGCCATACTG ATGTGACCCTGTGTGAGGAGGCCTTCTTCCAGTCCGTGGCCTCACTTCATCTGTCCTCTGTTCCCCTCGAGCGTCTTCTGGAGAGTCTTCCTGGACGCAGGGTGGATCACAAGAGCCTGGAGAGGCTGAAGAAAGCCTGCTCTCCTCAGCAGCAGGTCCTGCACCTGCTGCGCATGTGGCGGGAGCAGAATAAGGACCACGACAAGCTAAACGGCATCATGCAAG GTGTGAACCACTGTGAGAGGAAAGTGTCCCGCTGCCAGGGTCTGAAAAACATCACCTTTGAGGACCTCATGAAGGTAGCCAACAGCCTGCCGAGGAAAAAAGTTCAGGAGGTGGATGTGCTGGCGGTTTTCTCCACCTGCCTGCCCAGGCAGCACATCCTGCAGGTTCTCCACCTCTGGAAAGCAGCAAACAACAACATCGACCTGGCAAAGGGCCTGTCCCATAGTCTGAGGGTGCTTCGCAGCCAGGGGGCGCCCCGTTATCTCCTGAAAGGCCTCAAGAAGATCAGCAGGATCATTGAAACAACGTCCACATACAAGATGTACGAGAAGATGTTCGTTAGCATGCTCCAGGATGAGCTGTGTTTCAAACCTCTCAAACCTCTCAATGAGTGA